The proteins below come from a single Amphiura filiformis chromosome 15, Afil_fr2py, whole genome shotgun sequence genomic window:
- the LOC140171665 gene encoding neuronal acetylcholine receptor subunit alpha-3-like has product MKPLYIVTTLTLGLLVTLTGIDASRAQKALFRHLFQDYNPRIRPVENDTETLLVEFGLSMSQLIDVDEKNQIITTCVWLKQAWTDSRLTWDPSEFANINVLQVPSEKLWIPDIVLFNNADGRYEVTLRTNVLLYPMGYLYWLPPAIFKSSCDIDVRYFPLDQQVCDMKFGSWTYNGGMVELIPMAPRVDLEDYWESGEWDIVDSPTTKNIIKYPSRNEIYSDITVNLVIRRKPLFYIVYLILPCILISCLTILVFYLPSDSQERITLCISILLALIVFLLLLADIIPTSSVLVPLIGRYLLFTMSLVSLSIIMCVIILNIHFRKPTTHIMSPFMRKLFLETLPPIFYMTRPTRRLSEQTRSKESQSSSSSSSFEMNDLQLGSTSSSGCSVNQQNHHHENVKSVKFSEIIGHVDSGNESACSDHVNKPNNKKKGYQKEFKQTVSIMRSIANYMKAEEKYDTVVDEWKYVAMVLDRICLWVFLIFVICGTCGIIMSSPSIFMPKVTQESA; this is encoded by the exons ATGAAACCACTCTATATTGTAACAACTTTAACGTTAGGATTACTAGTGACATTAACAG GTATTGACGCATCGAGAGCACAGAAGGCCCTGTTTCGTCATCTTTTTCAAGACTATAATCCCCGCATTCGACCTGTTGAGAATGACACGGAGACGCTTTTAGTTGAGTTCGGCTTGTCAATGTCACAACTCATTGATGTC GATGAAAAGAATCAAATTATTACAACATGTGTCTGGCTGAAACAG GCGTGGACAGATTCTCGACTGACATGGGATCCTAGTGAATTTGCAAACATAAACGTTCTTCAAGTGCCTTCGGAAAAGCTCTGGATTCCTGATATTGTACTCTTCAACAA CGCTGATGGCAGATATGAAGTAACGTTAAGAACAAACGTCTTATTGTACCCAATGGGCTATCTTTATTGGCTACCTCCCGCAATTTTCAAAAGTTCCTGTGACATTGACGTAAGGTATTTCCCATTAGACCAACAAGTGTGTGACATGAAGTTCGGCTCTTGGACATACAACGGCGGCATGGTCGAACTAATACCAATGGCTCCAAGAGTAGATTTGGAAGATTACTGGGAATCTGGTGAATGGGATATCGTCGATAGTCCCACGACGAAAAATATCATCAAGTATCCATCTCGCAATGAGATATACTCTGACATAACTGTAAATCTTGTGATTCGAAGGAAACCTCTGTTTTATATAGTATACCTTATATTACCGTGTATACTCATTTCATGCCTTACTATTTTGGTATTTTATCTCCCGTCGGATTCACAAGAACGAATCACCCTATGTATCTCCATACTTTTGGCGCTTATAGTGTTTCTACTCTTGCTCGCTGATATCATTCCCACATCCTCGGTTCTTGTTCCTCTCATCGGACGATATCTATTATTTACCATGAGTTTAGTATCATTGTCAATTATAATGTGCGTCATAATTTTAAACATTCATTTTCGGAAACCTACCACTCATATAATGTCACCATTTATGAGAAAGTTGTTTCTAGAAACACTTCCGCCGATTTTTTACATGACACGCCCTACCAGACGATTATCGGAACAAACTCGTTCCAAGGAATCGCAATCATCTTCCTCGTCATCAAGCTTCGAGATGAATGACCTGCAACTAGGAAGCACATCAAGTAGTGGATGTTCTGTTAATCAACAAAATCATCACCATGAAAATGTCAAATCTGTGAAGTTTTCCGAGATTATCGGGCATGTTGACAGTGGAAATGAATCGGCCTGTTCCGATCATGTTAACAAACCGAACAACAAGAAGAAAGGGTACCAGAAGGAATTTAAACAAACTGTTTCAATCATGAGAAGTATCGCCAATTATATGAAAGCAGAAGAGAAATATGATACC
- the LOC140171666 gene encoding uncharacterized protein, producing MAWQSKQEERHFIFEWIQVYRELPALWKFNSKEYRDQNQKNAAYDILLAKYRERYPQATKEDAKNKINSLRTNYRKALKKAQDSARSDVGAGVDEFNKPSLWYFDAMSFLQDHLQTPATSRSTIEVKAEVREEEDDVVDVVESQVAVTCPDNRMGQQSTPIYKPKNSMKRKTTKNDDPREELLSLACKRLSQHDNEHLQLAKAWANELSKMDPQQQVFAKKGINDILFEGQMGTLHRHSIQINAPGSTIHF from the exons ATGGCTTGGCAGTCTAAACAGGAAGaaagacattttatttttgagtgGATTCAAGTATATCGTGAACTTCCAGCGCTATGGAAGTTTAACAGCAAGGAATATCGTGAccaaaatcaaaagaatgcagcGTATGATATCTTACTTGCTAAATACAGAGAGAGATACCCTCAAGCTACGAAGGAGGATGCAAAGAATAAAATTAATTCTCTTCGAACGAATTACAGAAAGGCATTGAAAAAGGCACAAGATTCAGCGAGGTCGGATGTTGGCGCAGGCGTGGATGAATTCAACAAACCAAGCCTTTGGTACTTTGATGCCATGAGTTTCTTGCAAGACCATCTGCAAACACCAGCCACATCCAGAAGTACTATTGAGGTAAAAGCCGAAGTCCGCGAAGAAGAGGATGACGTG gTCGATGTCGTAGAGTCACAGGTTGCAGTGACGTGTCCGGATAATCGCATGGGCCAGCAAAGTACACCTATTTATAAACCAAAGAATAGCATGAAAAGGAAGACCACTAAGAATGATGATCCGCGTGAGGAACTTCTGTCTCTAGCTTGTAAACGTCTCAGTCAACATGATAATGAACATCTTCAGTTAGCAAAGGCGTGGGCAAACGAACTGTCCAAAATGGATCCCCAGCAACAAGTGTTTGCCAAGAAGGGAATAAATGACATTCTTTTTGAAGGTCAAATGGGAACTCTGCACCGACATTCCATACAAATAAATGCTCCGGGCAGCACTATTCATTTTTAA
- the LOC140171669 gene encoding uncharacterized protein → MKMAMAQAKQADRHFILGWIQVYRQLTTLWKVKSKEYRDKNQKNAAYEILLAKYRERYHEATMEDAKKKINSLRTNYRKEFKKAQDSARLGVSGDKIYESSLWYFDAMSFLQDQDTLATSSIIEVKAEVSEEEDGMVDVAETTHSAPIDKSKNRMKRKTTKNDDPHEELLSLACKRLSQHDNEHLQLAKAWANELSKMDAQQQVFAKKGINDILFEGQMGTLHRHSIQINASSSSMHFS, encoded by the exons ATGAAAATGGCAATGGCTCAGGCTAAACAGGCAGATAGACATTTTATTCTTGGGTGGATTCAAGTATACCGTCAACTTACAACGCTATGGAAGGTTAAAAGCAAAGAATATCGTGAcaaaaatcaaaagaatgcagcGTATGAGATCTTACTTGCTAAATACAGAGAAAGATACCATGAAGCTACGATGGAGGATGcgaagaaaaaaattaattctCTTCGAACGAATTACAGAAAGGAATTTAAAAAGGCGCAAGATTCAGCGAGGTTGGGTGTTAGCGGGGATAAAATCTATGAATCAAGCCTTTGGTACTTTGATGCAATGAGTTTCTTGCAAGACCAGGACACACTAGCCACATCCAGTATTATTGAGGTAAAAGCCGAAGTCAGCGAAGAAGAGGATGGCATG GTCGATGTCGCAGAGACAACGCATAGTGCACCTATTGATAAATCAAAGAATCGCATGAAGAGGAAGACCACTAAGAATGATGATCCGCATGAGGAACTTCTGTCTCTAGCTTGTAAACGTCTCAGTCAACATGATAATGAACATCTTCAGTTAGCAAAGGCGTGGGCAAACGAACTGTCCAAAATGGATGCCCAGCAACAAGTGTTTGCTAAGAAGGGAATAAATGACATTCTTTTTGAAGGTCAAATGGGAACTTTGCACCGACATTCCATACAAATAAATGCCTCGAGCAGCAGTATGCACTTTTCATAA